In Panicum virgatum strain AP13 chromosome 5K, P.virgatum_v5, whole genome shotgun sequence, the genomic window tgttcctgcatggattcgtcaaaggcctggacccgtggtgagcccaggtgaatttctgggggaaggcatgcttcagccccgtagaccaggaagaacggagtctccccggtggctcggctgggtgtggtccggttgccccatagtacgcatggaagctcatcaacccatttggcaccatgcttcttcaagcagttgtaggtgcgggtcttgagtcccctgaggatctctgcattcgctctctcaacctgtcgattgctgcgggggtgtgctacggacgcaaagcatagctggatgccgatgtcctcacagtactcttggaagagtctgcttttgaattgggtcccgttatccacgatgatgcggtttgggatgccaaatctgcacacaatggacctgaggaatgcgactgctgatttcttagtgatattcaccacaggggtaacctccggccacttggtgaacttgtcgatggcgacatagaggaaccggtacccgccgacagcccgggcgaatggccccaggatatccacaccccacacagcgaatggccatgagggcggaatcatctgcagagcttgagccggggtgtgtatatgctttgcatggaattggcatgctttacaggaccttaccagctcagccgcatcctagagtgctgttggccagtagaagccatgccgaaaggccttgccaacaagcgtgcgagaggaggaatgacttccgcactcgcctccatggatctccgcgagcaactcgcggccatCTCCCttggaaatgcaccgcatgaggacaccattggcgccacggcggtagagatccccttctaccaccgcatagcgtttagccaatcggactatgcgctcagtggacacatcgtcatcagggaggatcttatctttcaggtagtcccggatctcggagatccatgcatcgggagctccctgaataggtgggggtggctctgtgaggtcactaggatcctcaacagagcacacggcccaggtcgggcaccataggtggagtgctgccgggaccgctagcttcgaggtgctagcttgatccccttcacccagctcggcaggctgggcggtaggtctcagcagccgtctttcgaagacaccctcgggcacggatgcccaggtagatgctctcgcagagagatcatctgctgctgaattgtgctcgcggggaacgtgttgcagttccaaggcgtcgaagtccttctcgagcttcctcacgtgtatgagatatgccgcgagctggggattgttgcagttgcaatcccctcggacctgcttgatgattagctgggagtccccctttaccagaagctgccggacccccattgagagggcttgtgtcaggccaaagatcagagcttcgtactccgccatgttgttggtggccttgaactcaaggtgcaccatgtacttcagctgatctccgtttgggtcgatgaggaccacaccagctccagcccactttTCGCGGGCGGACcagtcgaagaagagtgtccagtggggctcggtgaagactggtgccctgatttccggctccgggggtccagcgttgacgaccggacccccagaattgcttggggaaggagtccactccactatgaaatcagccaggatctggctcttgactgcatggcgtggctggaagtccagttggaactcagccagctctgccgcccacttggcgatattgcctgtggtgttggagttgtgcaggatcgctcttaacaggtaagaggtcactacgacaactcggtgtgcctgaaagtagtggcgcagtttcctagacgcaataagtattgcatagataagcttatgcatcTCAAGATACCcggccttcgcctcgtggaggacttcactgacgtagtaaactggcttttggacggtccggaccctggttaccgggtccggctcgcccttatccaccacatcaggtccttgggcccccagcggctctgggttcccactggcacaaggctcctccggacccccttgtgcggggtctggggcttcaggcagaggtgaggctgacgggcccccgtgtccggggtccggctcaccatctttggccggggagaccctggtgtccccctggcgagcttgctccgtcctttcggtgaccagcaccatgctgactgcctccgcagacgcagcaagttacagaaacaacggctcaccgggctccatcctagcccagagggtgtgtactcgggggcgTCCACAAGTAATACAGAAACCCGGctgtggttcgggccgccggagcgtaataccctacatccactgtgagaGGTATTgaccttggttgtgtatgaatctatcctctgccgggccttggcttttacccagcctgagtttttccttctagcgggcgccctcttttatagaccaaggggtgcggatacataggacgttggggccccgacaagtgggcccaacgtgactgtgcagcatactgcgcagagtatttaaatggctacagtggttacgaatctttcctccgatatgcttccatgccctgctgaccctctgacgaagggtggtcttctcttgtcccgtcagcaaggtgcccgttgggggaacgtagcttgcggcgtgacctgttgaggctattatgtaggcgtcataatgggtgaagccgagccgtcgtatccatctgttatggcagactgacaggcgcggcgtgggcggcgccagcagccccactatgcatcttggtaatacgcgatcaatagtgccccctggtcaaagaatcgcctcggcttctgctacatcaatgctgacgtcctcctaccgcaatgaatacagcggtaggtgaaccttaatatggagaccaagcggttttatatacgtgtctgtgcttgcagacacgtggcggctccggaccaccccgaggcggagtgtcgattccttcccttggcgaggggtccggttactataccggGGGTCCGAGACCCCAAAGGGGGGTCTGGGATTCCGCGGGGAtccggacctccacgggaggtccggagcctccgGCTGCTCGGTCTGAGCGGctgcttcttccggaacacgtggagctcccggacctttcccatccagaggacgggtccgggaccgttgtcgggtgaacatggcttccggaccgcaggggttcggctgctggacgtagttaaggataactacaaagctcttcttgcctagacacagcaagaggggtaccccagtcctggggtaccgacatccTGGAACATACATGCATATTATTCATATATGTCACCAAAAAAGAAACTAATAAAAGATAGATGACACACACAATAGATAAATTAACGAACCTGAAATGACATTCCAGTGCGATTAATGTGCCTCTTGTTTCGGTAGACAAAGTACATTGGAACATCTAATACGTAGTCCACGTAACGCTCAAATCTAGACAAAATTTAACCATGTATATTCATCAGGGGACACCTTATATTAttatgaaaattaaaaaaaattgtctAATTTATTGAGAAATGAATGAATGCTGACCCAAATGAACTGTCAAATACAAAAGGAAGCATCCCCGTGCGGTCACTGTCTGTATCTGTGTATGTATAGCTGCATGCATGATAGTATGGAGGGGGTCATTATAATTGACAAGAAAATAATTATCAGTTCTCGGACTAGAGCAAATGACATACCTTCTCAAGCTAAGAAAACCACTTAGCTTTCCTTCTTTCAAGGGATAATTAGCGAATATGGCGGTTGCAAtctgtatgtatatatattggGATTCATAATATGATTATTAGAGGGAAATGGAAAGTGGGAAGTAAAAAGAACGCACTCAACAATAATTTCATTACGTTGTTCGCTTGGTATGTGCAATTTTgtaatatggagggagtatatcatGAAAAAATATTAGTACAATGTACCCACAGGTTGTAATGCAATGGCCGCTCGGAGTTTCATGATCATGTCTTGCTCCGAACCGTAGTCCAGATTAACCTGTACGTGTGGTAAGATCAAATTTAGGTTAAATGGTAAAGTTATGAGTAAAGAGATATATCTTTTTTCAGAATCACAAAAGCTGAATTCACTGCAATGAAGAAGAGAGAAACCTGTACACTGCATGTTCGGAACATCATATCAAGACCAGAAGAGCCAACTTTGGGCATGTAGTTTCGTGCTATTTCAAACTTTGCCTACACACACATCATGAACCTACAATGTCAGCTTTAAAATAAGCACTAGTAGTAGTAATAGTAGTAGTAGGAAACTGGATTCCCCTTAATGCCAGAAACACATGACAAAATAAACCCAAAGATAATATGAGAAGGATGTTTTCTGGTCTCTAATAATGCATCAATGGGGTTAATTAGGCATACCAGGGGCGTTTATGTCCCCTTTTCAGTTTTTGTCCAATATGTTTTTTGTGTTCCCTACTATGTGTCTAGACATTATATATGGGGCTTCTGAAATTGGCCATATTTTTCTAGTGTCACCATTGTTGCCTTTTACTACAATTCTACAAATAGTACGTACTCTTAGATTTTACAGCATGCCTATCTCCCATGCATATATAGAAAATTAATATAGAAAATTAGAAACTAGGGAGCTTAATTACCTAAGACGACATGGGGAAAGCCACGTCCCTGGTACTGATTTACAAAGTACCGCTCCCTTTCTTTTGACTAAATTTCTTTTTAATGTCACATATAATACATGCATATATTCGTCCATACCTTTGGCATTATAGGCATGTCACTGAGAGCCCACTTCGGTTGGAAACCAAGTCCTAGAAATCCTATCCCCAGTTCCTCCCCGACTGCTTTCACCTGCAATAACAAAGCACAAATTAACGACGTTGATCTGAAGCCTTGCTAGCTCCATGCTGCCATAAAGCTAGTGAATTGGTGAGTAGTAGTGACAAGCTAGTTAGCTACCTGACAAAGATGTGAATTGACCTCGGCGCGAGTTTGGTGAAGTGTTTCCAGAGGAGCACCGCTAAGCTCAATCTGGCCACCAGGCTCCATTGAGATGTTTTGCGCTCCCTACATGGACACGAAACACCCATGCATCCCGTGGATGTAGAGTGGCTTGAATTatgagtagtttttttttttgaaagagataCCCCAAGAGACACCTCTGAATTTTAGAGCGGCCTCCCGGCCAGTGGCCTTCGCCACTGCGCCATGAGTTCCTTAGCTCGAatttagagtagtaatcgaGAAGAGGATAGGCTAGCTGAAATCAAGCTCTAATAACTGCCGAGATAGATAAATGCATCGGCTCATGGATCGTCTTATCTATGGTCGGCTTATATACTTGTCTGGTTGAGTAGCTTTAATTTATGCTAGATAATTTAAGACCAACTTAAATTACCTGCTTAAGACCAACTATGTTATTTCCTTCCATTACTCTGTGGCCGCCAAATCTGTCTGCAACCCCATTGAGCAAGTCACGAATCTGCTGGTAGTTGATAGGGCGCAGGGTCTCGACCTGGAATCCAAACTTCTCATGCTCCGTGCCAATTCTGCAGATATGCATGGGTGGGTGAGAGTCTGAGAGAACATTTGCCAGACAAGAAAAACTGATGAAACTATATAATTAAACTTCATTGTACAGAATAGAATCTTAAATATAGGATTATTAAAAGATCTGACTCAAGCACCATGTAAGTCATCATTAATTATTAGAAACTACAAATAATGATTCACACAGAATTATAATTTAGTAAACGCATGGGAATATAAAATGTCACAGAATTACTACATTTTACATAGTCAGTTACGCGTCGTGATAAGACTGGCCCGATGTCAGACATAGGATCTGTGCCCTGCCAACCAAAGTGAAATACTGAAATACAGTCATCACACCATGGGCTGTGTATCATAGACCGAATGAGAGCAGGTATAGTAATTGGCTAGGAGCCGGCGAGATGTGatcagggttttaaaatccgaccggaccggcctaaccgccgccctccggtaccggtttaccggaccggttaggtcggtaaccggtggaaaccggttgaattcaaatccaaattcaaataaattcaaaaactcccatgcaaccggttccgaccggtttaccggccggtttgaccggtttaccggtcggttttaccggtttaccggtcggtttgaccggtttgaaattcaaaagctcccgtgcaaccggtttaccggccggtttgaccggtttgatcggtgggccttcatgggccggcccattttttttctttttcttttttgatttaactttaaattcccacaaactatactaaatgaatgaatttttgagaaaatttgacaccattagattcatcacaccttgaagtatttttaggaattttttgggaatttttcattttttgaattcaaatttaaattttaaattttggccggttgggtaccggccgaaaccggaaccggaccggacaggtttgaccggtaatcggtcaaaccggaccggttcccaccgattAGATTAACCTTGGATGTGACATGGCAGAGAGAGAATAAAACAGGCGCCTTGCGATGCGCCCACCTCGAGCCGGTGGAGAGATGCACGGGCTGCTATTGGTTGGAGTTCCTGCACTACATTAAATATTTGTAGGGTCCATCACTATAGTGCGCTAGCACCACATCAACACGCGTTGCAGCCCGCCGCGGGCGCACCTATAAGCCATGCTCTCAGTGAAACGAGCACGCCTGGATGCCTAATAATCTGTGAAGTTGTTATTGTGCTCTCTGTTGGCCACTCACAGTCTGTCACAGACGACAGCATGCATAAATGCATCCCGTGAGTCTGACATGTGTGTGGCCCTGGTAATTCACAAGTTCTCACTTCATCGATGTGAAAAAAAGAGTAATATGCTAAGAATGCAAAAAATAGAAGTATTATTAAATATTTTACTTAGTCAATCGTACCTAATTAAGTAAACTTGTACTCTCTCCATCCTAAAAGGTAAGATATTTTGCTTTGTTCTAAGTAAAAATagtttaagtttgaccaaatttttaGAGAAGAATATTAGCATCTAAaacatcaaataagtaaattacaaaaaatatatttcataatagatctaattattctcatttgacATTTAAAATATTACTATCATTTCCTATAAAGTTTGTTAAATTTATAACAGTTTGACTTGAAACAAACTAAAATATTTTACATTTGGGTACGGAGGGAATAGCTTGGTGAAACAACCTTGATCCTTATCCAAAATTACGAAATAAAATGTTCCACGTGGACAAACTAGTCCAGTTTGTTTCCATCCACGTGATACAAACTTGTAGCTAGCTTGGTGAAATAAATAGGCGCTAAATTAGTACGTCTCTCTGCTTCTGACCTTATGTACGCGTGTAGTTTATACATACTTGTGGTCAAAGTTAGCATCTTTTGAAATCCTTTGGTAGGAAGGTTGAAATAATCATATCAGCACAattgttttttcttcttataaCGTATAGAAACTGGAAAAAAATGTTTTTCAGTACTGCGTCGCTTTCAAAAACGCCATGTCATAATTGTAACAGGGGAAGTATttaatgtaaaaaaatttacgTGAAACATACTTAGATTTATGTAAAAGGAAAAGTATTTTCTctaacaaaaggaaaaaaaagaaagtagtAGTCATGAGCTGAAACGACGATCAACACACATAATATTGTAGGCTTAGAATGACCGGTATAGTTAGCTAGGTGTTTGCGAGGAGACATCACCTCCAGTCGCTGCGCGGCTTGCAGCCGGAGGCGAGGTACGCGACGAGGTCCTCCTTGGTGAGCGGCTCTGCTTCAGTGGCCCGCACGGCCTCCTCCACCAGCGGGCTGGCGGCAGCCACGGCgaggcggcaccggcggcggccactgTTCGCGGGGACAAGGGCACAAGGCCTcgccgacggcggtggcggaacCAAAGCGCAGGCAGGCGTCGGCCAGAGCAGAACGAAGAAGATCGAGCAGCTTATGGCTGTACGCCGGCAGGGACCGTGGAGAGCGAGGTAGCGCAGTAACTGTGTGTTCTTCACAACGTGGCCGGTCGGCAGTATATATATACCTCCCTCAAACGAAGGGAAGGAATCAGCAAGCAAGCTTtgtcttaaactaaatctactTAAAGGAAAGCTACTACTTCCTCCTTCCTAAGGCATAGTGGAACATGGCGCAGTCTTCCGAACGAtattttgaccatttatttattatatattatattatttatgattataaatttataattaatttaaactatatttgattatgaatctaatcatataaaatttacattactcaataaaaaattaatagtcaaattattggtcaaaaataGAAAGGTTTGAATTTTAATATGCGTGTGTGCCTTATAAATGAGAAAGAAAAGAGTAATATTTACAACATCGATCAAATTAGTACTATATTATGACGGTTGTGGGATTGGCATCGTACTGATTTTAATCTGTTTTTTCTTTTACCTCGTTCACGAAATGGCTTCGCGCTAGGGTTTTGGTTTGTGCAAGATAGGTGATCGAAGGCGGAGTCACTCCAAACGGACCTTTATTATAGTAATATATTATAGTAGTGTTTTTATAGACTCGAGATTAAATTTATGATAGAATCAAAATGGTAAAAATGGTACTACTGCCTCCATCTTAAAATAAAACTTTTAAAGTTGGTTAAAATCAAATATTTTCATCTTTAactaataatatttttaaaataattccTTTTAAACAGAGAATATTACATATTGCAGTAGTTTGTTTCATTGTGAATAAATTGATATCATTTTTGTATTATCAatctttataattttttattatctACGATTAAagtttaaaaaaattaactactaaaaattctaaaaatagctATATTCTGGAAAGAGGCCAGTACCTCTTTTCTCGTTTTGGAGGGAGTAATATGTCAGTGGTGCCTCGATCGAGCCGCCTCGCAAACAGTTAACTCATCTTGTTTAATTTGGGATCACGATTGGCAAGTATCTACGCGTAACTAAAAATAGCCTCCGCGCGCGCGTGATTCTCGCGAATCAAAGCTGAGGCTCGCAAGACGCTGATTTATGCCGGTCTCAGTGGCGAATTTCATGGTCACAGATAGCTAGACTGGAAACTAGATAattgtgccagatgagttttatattgatgaaattctcctcacatcccatgaaactctatcattctctctccttgacacgtcagcaaaattgatgatatttaatgtcataaaaTTCTCTATGAAATcctcactgagactggccttagtgCAGTCTAAACTCTCAAACTCAGCTAGTTTTCATAGCATTAAATAAGTTGTGATATAAGTAAAAAAAACTGATGTGGTAGGAAAGTTAATGAGAAGAGAAGGAAAAATATGAAGAAATCATGTCTCATACAAGAAATCATGTCTACACAAGAATCAAGATAAAAAAGAGAGAATTGgagggagaaaagagagagaagagatatAATTGGATAGTAATTTATCATGAAAAAATCATGAATTGGGAATATAATTTCTATTTGTAGTGTCTATATGGCATGGCAAGTATAGAAACTTGCAGTGAGTATtgggttgggactgcccttacACTCCTCTTGCACGATGGGGTTTTTGATTTCTTCTCTACTCTCAATCTCCGTTTTATTATTTTAATAAATTTTATAGATTTTACTATACATCTAGATAAATATGTAGCATGTTCGACTAGCTGGGTTGCAGCTAGAGCTGAAACAGCCAAGTAGCCAGCTCAAGCCAGAATAGGGGCACCAGCAACCTGGCTTGGTGGTGGGTCGGCGAACGGACGGCTGATCAGCTCATCCACTTTCCACTAGCCAAACAGATCGATgatatctagatacatagtaaAAATTATATATCTTAATTTACTAAAATAACATATAAATTAAGGATACAAGTAGATATTCAATGGTGTTTATTGAATCTCAACTAATTAATTACGATGACATGCCACTCTAATTCATTTCTCTTTTCAAATTATTCGCACAGAATGTCATTCTTGCTCatttgataattttttttgggtCGACTCGATGATCCAAAATTTATCTAATTTGCATTCCTAttaggaacggagggagtacagaAAAGACTCCACTAGTGGCGAAAGGGCCTCTAACTAGCCTAGTGATTATAAAAGCCTCGGTAGCATCTGAGATCCTGTGAGCTAATATTCTAGAATTTAACAGTATTGTGCATTAAATAGTAGGCGATGTTCCCGTTAACAGTGAGGTGCCtctggtgacttcgtcaatctcgaaaatttgccggctcagtcttcgaagatactcatagagatagagtttgcgtacgtgtgttcataggaaTACGAGTGTgatgtgaaataaaaaaaagaaaagactccACTATTGGCATGCCGTTCAGGCTTCAAACTGGTCGGCCAAAGGCTCTCCATGTACTGGCTGCAGGGCACGCAGGTGATGATCCAGCGGAGAGGTCTAGACTGGACACGTACGTACAGCACAAGATTTCTGCGGCCTCCATGCGCCGTGGCTCCCCATGCAGGCATGCGCACGCACGCATGCTCCCGACACCTCTCGCCGGGACGTGGCGTGCATTTTCGCGTCCACGCGAAGACGTGGCGGCAGAATAGGCCGGGTTCGATCGGTTCCATAGACAAACACACTGATGCGCGATCGATGCGCTGTACATACAGTACGTACGGGAGTAGATAGACGACGCGACTAGTATATACTATTTATAGTATAATCTTGCATCCCCAACCGTGCAGCATTGACTCCACCGGCCGGATGCGATATGCAAGCGAGGCCCATATACGGATCGGAGTTGGTGTCGTGTTTGTCTTGCTCCCTCCGTGTTTTCTACTTACAATAATACTTGTTTCAGACGCGTGGCACTCCGGCAGTGCAGGTACTCCACAGTTGATAACCAGCTAGCTCGACATCTGTCCAGAAGAGCTTGCTCTCTCTGAGACATTTGCACTTGCGCGCACCTGGTTGGTGAAAAGTTTTAAATTTTGGTACTATAAtatattttattgttatttaataaataatattcaattatgaactaattagatttaaaaaattcatctcatagtaatcagttagactgtgtaattagttattttttaactgcatttaatccTTCATTTATGTGtctaaaagatttgatgtgatgggtactgtacaaaagtttttggaaactaaatagGGCCAGACGCTCAAAGACCTCGGGTACGCAGGTACTCGATGTCTCGGTCTCGTTCCGATAACGGTTAAGTCGAGCGCGTTCAGGAATCACGTCGATCGCATTTGATAATTGTTTATCGcttaggccatgtttggtttggtttggagtGAATTTTTTTCCAGCTTTGACGaataatttagagtattaaataaagtataattacaaaaccacctgcagGACTTATGGTAAATTCgcgagaccaatctaatgagacctttgaccgcacgattagatgatggttactatagcatcactgtagcaaatcatgaattaattactattattagattcatcgcgaaaaattatacatatccatgaaaagattttacaaatagactacatttaatattccatgcatACAAAATTCTCTTTTCACGGAATTTTTACTGTAGCAACCAAACATTACCTTACCGGCTAAATTCTTGGCAGGAAGAGCATGATTGGTTTGATGCTAATTTTTGTCGAGCCAAAATAAGAGCATGCCAATAAAATTTGACTAGCAATTGACTGATATCTAAAAATTGGCActtgtgtaatctaaaaaaaaagtatttgtgaaaaaaataaagACAAGTTTCTAGACAAGATTTTCATGACCAGAAGATAAACATTATCCAGGCACAAAACCATTCGCCCATAACCTAGGCTTTGGCTGGTTATGGGCTGCAGGTTACAATATGGAGGCTCTAGAGAATCCGTGTACCTTCCACGCTACAACAGGGGGTTTTATCTCGGTTCCTAACCCTCAACAGTTCCAGATGTAGGAACCGGGACTACGGTTCCGGAATTTTACTAACAGGTCTGCATAGGGTAAAATTTATTCCGCACTCGGGACTCAAACCTAAGATCTTTTTCTcacatataattttttttaccaccATCTACACAACATATGTGACTCCTTATAGTTTTTTTAAACTAACATATGGAGGATCCTTTAGTTCCATTTGATAACGCCAACCGAGACTAATAATGACCCTTTAGTTCGTGTTGGTGTTATCAACCACACTAAAAGTttggttggaaccaccaactaGAACTAATAAGTGATGAGTTCTGGTCGGTGGCTCCAATCGGACTAAAAGTTTGCAGCCACCAATCGGAACTAACAAAAAACTTTGTTCTGATTGGTGACTctaaccgggactaaagagcCCACGCTCCTAGTTGTGAACccgggacaaatggcttgaTTGGTTGGCTACCAAAACATACCAAAATAGGGGTATGCCAATTTTTTTAACCAAAACGTTAACAATTTTAAAAGGTGAGCTGCCATCTGAATTCCAACCAAATAAGTGCAATTTTTTTCTGCATACCTATATTTTGTCATGGCAAATTTTGGTTGCCAACCACCAATCAGACTCTAATATCTGAATTtttgttgtgtgtgtgttgttCCGTAGTAGTGCTTCATGTATACTG contains:
- the LOC120710535 gene encoding glutamate--cysteine ligase B, chloroplastic-like: MEGNNIVGLKQGAQNISMEPGGQIELSGAPLETLHQTRAEVNSHLCQVKAVGEELGIGFLGLGFQPKWALSDMPIMPKAKFEIARNYMPKVGSSGLDMMFRTCSVQVNLDYGSEQDMIMKLRAAIALQPIATAIFANYPLKEGKLSGFLSLRSYTYTDTDSDRTGMLPFVFDSSFGFERYVDYVLDVPMYFVYRNKRHINRTGMSFQDFMAGKLPQVPGERPTLNDWEIHLGSIYPEVRLKRYLEMRGADGGPFSTLCALPAFWAGLLYDDESLRCITDMIVDWTSEERDMLRRKVPVTGLKTQFRGGYVRDLAENLVKLAKDGLQRRGHMEAGFLNEVDEVVSTGVTQAEKLAKLYKTKWEYNVDPVYREFIY